Proteins encoded in a region of the Microbacterium neungamense genome:
- a CDS encoding ParA family protein yields MAENAAKTRTKKGDTPIGPTGRPYNGFPIPAPLDSHGPARIIALCNQKGGVGKTTTSINLAAALAEYGRKVLAVDFDPQGALSAGLGIQTHDVPTIYDLLLDTKRDAHDAIVHTAVDGLDVIPANIDLSAAEVHLVNEVARETILSRVLRQVTGEYDVILIDCQPSLGLLTVNALTAAHGVLIPLECEFFALRGVALLIETIDKVRDRLNPAITLDGLLATMYDPRTLHSREVLERVVEAFGDDVLETVIGRTVKFPDASVSGVPITEFAPEHAAAQAYLRLARELVARGAVA; encoded by the coding sequence GTGGCGGAGAACGCGGCGAAGACGAGGACCAAGAAGGGCGACACCCCGATCGGACCGACCGGACGCCCGTACAACGGCTTCCCCATTCCGGCGCCCCTGGACTCGCACGGGCCGGCCCGCATCATCGCCCTGTGCAATCAGAAGGGCGGGGTCGGCAAGACCACCACCTCGATCAACCTCGCCGCCGCCCTCGCCGAGTACGGACGCAAGGTGCTCGCCGTCGACTTCGACCCCCAGGGCGCGCTGTCGGCAGGCCTGGGCATCCAGACCCACGACGTGCCCACGATCTACGACCTGCTGCTGGACACCAAGCGGGACGCGCACGACGCGATCGTGCACACCGCGGTGGACGGGCTGGACGTGATCCCGGCGAACATCGACCTTTCCGCGGCCGAGGTGCACCTGGTCAACGAGGTCGCCCGCGAGACGATCCTGTCCCGCGTGCTGCGGCAGGTCACCGGCGAATACGACGTCATCCTCATCGACTGCCAGCCGTCCCTCGGCCTGCTCACGGTGAACGCCCTCACCGCCGCGCACGGCGTGCTCATCCCGCTCGAGTGCGAGTTCTTCGCACTGCGCGGCGTCGCGCTGCTCATCGAGACGATCGACAAGGTGCGCGACCGGCTGAACCCGGCGATCACGCTGGACGGGCTGCTCGCCACGATGTACGACCCGCGCACCCTGCACTCCCGCGAGGTGCTGGAGCGGGTCGTGGAGGCGTTCGGCGACGACGTGCTGGAGACCGTGATCGGCCGCACCGTGAAGTTCCCGGATGCCTCGGTCTCGGGCGTTCCGATCACCGAGTTCGCGCCGGAGCACGCCGCCGCCCAGGCGTACCTGCGACTGGCGCGGGAGCTGGTCGCACGTGGCGCCGTCGCCTGA
- the xerD gene encoding site-specific tyrosine recombinase XerD, with translation MQLDRAIDAYLRHITIERGLSAHTVAAYRRDLDGYRDWLTERGIGDTAEVTASVIASFVAERAGAEPPPAATSLARLQSSVRGWHRFLAREGIEPDDPSGRLRPPKTPKRLPKALTIDQVERLLAAPPADEAIGIRDRALLELLYATGARVSEAVALDVDDLAYGDVLRLRGKGDKERIVPVGSFARAAVDAYLTRVRPALAAKGRATARLFLGARGAPLSRQSAWLIIRDAAARAQISAEVSPHTLRHSFATHLLQGGADVRVVQELLGHASVATTQIYTHVSVDTLRDVYATSHPRAR, from the coding sequence GTGCAGCTCGACCGCGCGATCGACGCCTACCTGAGGCACATCACGATCGAGCGCGGCCTGTCCGCCCACACGGTCGCCGCCTACCGACGCGACCTCGACGGCTACCGCGACTGGCTGACGGAGCGCGGGATCGGCGACACCGCCGAGGTCACCGCATCCGTCATCGCCTCGTTCGTCGCCGAGCGGGCCGGGGCCGAGCCGCCGCCCGCGGCGACGAGCCTGGCCCGCCTGCAGTCCTCGGTGCGCGGCTGGCACCGCTTCCTCGCCCGCGAGGGCATCGAGCCGGACGACCCCTCCGGCCGGCTGCGGCCGCCGAAGACCCCGAAGCGGCTGCCCAAGGCCCTCACCATCGACCAAGTCGAGCGGCTGCTGGCCGCACCCCCCGCCGACGAGGCGATCGGCATCCGCGACCGCGCCCTGCTGGAGCTGCTGTACGCGACCGGAGCGCGGGTGTCGGAGGCGGTCGCGCTGGACGTGGACGACCTCGCCTACGGGGACGTGCTGCGGCTGCGGGGCAAGGGCGACAAGGAGCGGATCGTCCCGGTCGGCTCCTTCGCGCGCGCCGCGGTGGACGCCTACCTCACCCGGGTCCGCCCGGCGCTGGCGGCGAAGGGCAGGGCGACCGCGCGCCTGTTCCTCGGCGCCCGGGGCGCCCCGCTGTCCCGGCAGAGCGCGTGGCTGATCATCCGCGACGCCGCCGCCCGCGCGCAGATCAGCGCGGAGGTCTCGCCGCACACCCTGCGGCACTCCTTCGCGACCCACCTGCTGCAGGGCGGGGCGGACGTGCGGGTGGTGCAGGAGCTGCTCGGGCACGCCTCGGTGGCCACCACGCAGATCTACACGCACGTCTCGGTCGACACGCTCCGCGACGTCTACGCCACCTCGCATCCGCGCGCCCGCTGA
- a CDS encoding NUDIX domain-containing protein, translated as MSDAASAAGLRDEPFQPEVLESTLAYRGAVWDVRDDRVRYGDGEIRRQYVDHTGAVAVVALDDEGRVLLIQQYRHPIRCRDWELPAGLLDVEGEEPLLAAQRELAEEADIVAAHWEPLLSTYTTPGGNSEIIHVFLATGLARVDAVHSRIDEEADIRVAWVPLSEAADAVLEGRMRNAVLSIGVLAAERRLGATRTDGGASASGSAQGGTRAGGA; from the coding sequence ATGAGTGACGCCGCCTCGGCCGCCGGTCTGCGTGACGAGCCGTTCCAGCCGGAGGTGCTGGAGAGCACCCTCGCGTACCGCGGAGCGGTGTGGGACGTCCGCGACGACCGGGTGCGCTACGGCGACGGCGAGATCCGCCGCCAGTACGTCGACCACACCGGCGCGGTCGCCGTGGTCGCCCTCGACGACGAGGGGCGGGTGCTGCTGATCCAGCAGTACCGGCATCCGATCCGCTGCCGCGACTGGGAGCTGCCCGCAGGACTCCTCGACGTGGAGGGCGAGGAGCCGCTGCTCGCCGCGCAGCGGGAGCTGGCCGAGGAGGCCGACATCGTCGCCGCCCACTGGGAGCCGCTGCTGTCGACGTACACCACCCCGGGCGGGAACAGCGAGATCATCCACGTCTTCCTCGCCACGGGGCTCGCGCGCGTGGATGCCGTGCACAGCCGGATCGACGAGGAGGCGGACATCCGGGTCGCCTGGGTGCCGCTGAGCGAGGCGGCCGACGCGGTGCTGGAAGGGCGGATGCGCAACGCGGTGCTCTCGATCGGCGTCCTCGCCGCGGAGCGCCGGCTCGGCGCCACGCGTACCGACGGCGGGGCATCCGCGTCCGGAAGCGCGCAGGGCGGGACGCGAGCCGGCGGGGCCTAG
- a CDS encoding CTP synthase, producing the protein MTDISRADARPSAGDKTTKHIFVTGGVVSSLGKGLTAASLGNLLTARGLRVVMQKLDPYLNVDPGTMNPFQHGEVFVTDDGAETDLDIGHYERFLDINLSQAANVTTGQIYSQVIARERRGEYLGDTVQVIPHITDEIKRRMRLQATEEPRPDVIITEVGGTVGDIESQPFLEAARQLRHELGRDNVFFAHVSLVPFMGASGEQKTKPTQHSVAALRQLGIQPDALVLRSDRPVSESNRSKIALMCDVDAEGVVNTVDLPSIYDIPSTLNEQGLDSYIVRRLGLQAGEVDWTRWNRVLHAVHNPKTEVTIGLVGKYIDLPDAYLSVTEALRAGGFAHETKVNIRWIPSDTCQTPEGAAKALADLDGICVPGGFGIRGIEGKLGALRFAREQGIPALGLCLGLQCMVIEYARHVAGIEGASSTEFDPETSEPVIATMAEQVEILDGGDLGGTMRLGLYEAALAEGSLARELYGEAVASERHRHRYEVNNTYRDRLAEAGLVFSGLNPELDLVEYVELPREVHPFYIATQAHPELRSRPTAAHPLFRGLVGAAIERHRASELFRDDE; encoded by the coding sequence GTGACGGACATTTCTCGCGCGGACGCCCGCCCCTCGGCCGGGGACAAGACCACCAAGCACATCTTCGTGACGGGCGGTGTCGTCTCCTCGCTCGGAAAGGGCCTGACGGCCGCCAGTCTCGGCAACCTGCTCACCGCGCGCGGACTGCGCGTCGTGATGCAGAAGCTGGACCCGTACCTCAACGTGGACCCGGGCACCATGAACCCGTTCCAGCACGGCGAGGTGTTCGTCACGGACGACGGCGCCGAGACCGACCTCGACATCGGACATTACGAGCGCTTCCTCGACATCAACCTGTCCCAGGCCGCGAACGTCACCACCGGGCAGATCTATTCGCAGGTGATCGCGCGGGAGCGCCGCGGCGAGTACCTCGGCGACACCGTGCAGGTCATCCCGCACATCACGGACGAGATCAAGCGCCGGATGCGGCTGCAGGCCACCGAGGAGCCCCGGCCCGACGTCATCATCACCGAGGTGGGCGGCACCGTGGGCGACATCGAGTCGCAGCCGTTCCTGGAGGCCGCCCGTCAGCTGCGTCACGAGCTCGGCCGCGACAACGTGTTCTTCGCGCATGTGTCGCTGGTGCCGTTCATGGGCGCCTCCGGCGAGCAGAAGACCAAGCCCACGCAGCACTCCGTCGCCGCGCTGCGTCAGCTCGGCATCCAGCCGGACGCGCTCGTGCTGCGCAGCGACCGGCCGGTGAGCGAGAGCAACCGCAGCAAGATCGCGCTGATGTGCGACGTGGATGCCGAGGGCGTGGTGAACACCGTCGACCTGCCCAGCATCTACGACATCCCGTCGACGCTGAACGAGCAGGGCCTGGACTCGTACATCGTGCGCCGGCTGGGCCTGCAGGCCGGCGAGGTGGACTGGACGCGCTGGAACCGGGTGCTGCACGCCGTGCACAACCCGAAGACCGAGGTGACCATCGGCCTGGTCGGCAAGTACATCGACCTGCCGGACGCGTACCTGTCGGTGACCGAGGCGCTCCGCGCCGGCGGCTTCGCGCACGAGACCAAGGTCAACATCCGCTGGATCCCCTCCGACACCTGTCAGACGCCCGAGGGCGCCGCGAAGGCACTGGCCGACCTGGACGGCATCTGCGTGCCCGGCGGCTTCGGCATCCGCGGCATCGAGGGCAAGCTCGGCGCGCTGCGTTTCGCGCGCGAGCAGGGCATCCCCGCCCTGGGGCTGTGCCTGGGCCTGCAGTGCATGGTCATCGAGTACGCCCGCCACGTCGCCGGCATCGAGGGCGCCTCCTCGACCGAGTTCGACCCGGAGACCTCCGAGCCGGTGATCGCGACCATGGCGGAGCAGGTCGAGATCCTCGACGGCGGCGACCTGGGCGGGACCATGCGCCTCGGACTGTACGAGGCGGCACTGGCGGAGGGCTCGCTCGCGCGCGAGCTGTACGGCGAGGCGGTCGCCTCCGAGCGCCACCGCCACCGCTACGAGGTGAACAACACGTACCGGGACCGCCTGGCGGAGGCAGGCCTGGTGTTCTCCGGCCTGAACCCGGAGCTGGACCTCGTGGAGTACGTCGAGCTGCCGCGCGAGGTGCACCCGTTCTACATCGCCACGCAGGCCCACCCCGAGCTGCGCTCCCGGCCTACCGCGGCGCACCCGCTGTTCCGCGGGCTGGTCGGCGCGGCCATCGAGCGTCACCGCGCCAGCGAGCTGTTCCGCGACGATGAGTGA
- a CDS encoding GH32 C-terminal domain-containing protein: MLGHDDAGNGGVRIAYDAESGVLTHDRTGAGTAFPDAFRTVQRMPVGAGRRLAFTAWLDVSSVEIFADGGVSVLTDLTDVKAGERVSVRGLGGPVELERFAVAAPRG, encoded by the coding sequence GTGCTCGGGCACGACGACGCCGGGAACGGGGGCGTGCGGATCGCGTACGACGCGGAGTCCGGCGTCCTCACGCACGACCGGACCGGCGCGGGGACGGCCTTCCCGGACGCCTTCCGGACCGTGCAGCGGATGCCCGTCGGCGCGGGCCGTCGGCTGGCGTTCACGGCCTGGCTGGATGTCTCCTCCGTGGAGATCTTCGCCGACGGAGGCGTGTCGGTGCTCACCGATCTCACCGACGTGAAGGCCGGCGAACGGGTGTCCGTGCGCGGGCTCGGCGGGCCTGTCGAGCTGGAGCGGTTCGCGGTCGCCGCGCCGCGCGGCTGA